The following proteins are encoded in a genomic region of Maridesulfovibrio ferrireducens:
- the terL gene encoding phage terminase large subunit, with protein sequence MNKQITSKEFDKRLELLISNIKKFSTPLPNDKVAKAKRLAKAKKDFFFFAETYFPHYIRCKSGTPHKIAHEETEILGQITAIAGFRGMGKTTQLSIIKPIWKALKEEIFFNVKIAKSDDKAAERTAAIRAEFLFNERIKQDFGEQLTTSSSESDFTLKSGCRFLALGYKSGVRGVIHMTHRPDYIDIDDLEDHQSFNERIAKEKLQFVTEEAYGALEDGQGYIIWLGNLTHQKSALNLFKKSTETGELIGRKMLIFKVDDGQFNPTWPEKHTKKQIIKIYQTIGRFGFERHFRMNPVVEGLKFKEAWFRYYSPEDIENITFEKIVNYTDPSLGEKSTSDYKASMTIGFYKKKYYLLECYLRKASIIDMLKYLYSVHSKYNARLYMESNFWQKVIWDYIPDLAQVIGYMLPVSGVENKEKKELRIERLEPYFEWGWLLFPKQKTAETQLLEDQLLGFPDYPNDDGPDALTGGVNVLRINSQEETYETVETSLATQFSDVW encoded by the coding sequence ATGAATAAGCAAATAACTTCTAAAGAATTTGATAAGAGGCTCGAGCTCTTAATCTCCAACATTAAGAAGTTCTCTACACCTTTGCCTAATGATAAAGTAGCAAAAGCAAAGAGACTGGCCAAAGCTAAAAAAGACTTCTTCTTCTTTGCTGAAACTTACTTTCCTCACTACATCCGCTGTAAGTCAGGTACACCTCATAAAATAGCTCATGAAGAAACTGAAATACTCGGACAAATAACAGCTATTGCCGGTTTTAGAGGTATGGGTAAGACTACTCAGCTATCTATTATCAAACCTATCTGGAAAGCTCTTAAGGAAGAAATATTTTTTAATGTCAAGATTGCTAAATCTGATGATAAAGCAGCTGAAAGAACCGCAGCCATAAGAGCTGAATTCCTCTTTAATGAAAGAATAAAGCAAGACTTCGGAGAACAATTAACGACTTCATCTTCTGAGTCTGATTTTACTCTTAAATCTGGCTGTAGATTCCTTGCTTTAGGTTATAAATCAGGTGTCCGTGGTGTAATTCACATGACTCACAGACCAGATTATATAGATATCGATGACTTAGAAGACCACCAATCTTTTAACGAAAGAATAGCTAAAGAAAAGCTCCAGTTCGTTACTGAAGAAGCTTATGGTGCCCTGGAAGATGGACAAGGTTATATCATCTGGCTTGGTAATCTTACTCATCAGAAATCAGCCTTAAATCTTTTTAAGAAATCAACTGAAACAGGTGAACTTATCGGCCGTAAGATGCTTATCTTCAAGGTTGATGACGGTCAATTTAATCCAACTTGGCCTGAAAAACATACTAAAAAACAAATTATCAAAATCTATCAAACAATCGGTAGATTTGGCTTTGAACGACATTTTAGAATGAACCCGGTAGTAGAAGGACTTAAGTTTAAAGAAGCCTGGTTTAGATATTACTCCCCTGAAGATATCGAAAACATCACCTTTGAGAAAATAGTTAACTACACAGACCCTTCTTTAGGTGAAAAATCTACTTCAGACTATAAAGCATCAATGACTATTGGCTTCTACAAAAAGAAGTATTACCTGTTAGAGTGCTACTTAAGAAAAGCTTCTATCATCGACATGCTTAAATATCTCTATTCTGTTCACAGCAAATACAATGCCCGTCTTTATATGGAATCCAACTTCTGGCAAAAGGTTATCTGGGACTACATCCCTGACCTGGCTCAGGTTATCGGCTATATGTTACCTGTTTCAGGAGTAGAAAACAAAGAAAAGAAAGAACTTAGAATAGAAAGACTCGAGCCTTACTTCGAGTGGGGTTGGCTTCTCTTTCCTAAGCAAAAAACAGCAGAAACTCAACTTCTCGAAGACCAACTTCTCGGCTTCCCGGATTATCCTAACGATGACGGACCTGATGCTCTCACCGGAGGAGTCAATGTCCTTAGAATTAACTCTCAAGAAGAAACCTATGAAACAGTTGAAACAAGCCTGGCTACTCAATTCTCAGATGTCTGGTAA
- a CDS encoding DUF1804 family protein gives MAHKRIIKEQAERLYIMEGKQISEIATILKVSQQTIYAWKKKHEWDKAIRASGTIGLTIEMTKSLFSEMNKAMKEGKLTDPKTADALAKISKIAEKLSPEKMMLSNIFNMLEDITHCIQNKIGNEDFLMLWGKYIREISDDLRRKYASGNNFRMSDE, from the coding sequence ATGGCTCATAAACGCATTATCAAAGAACAAGCTGAAAGACTCTACATCATGGAAGGCAAACAGATAAGTGAGATTGCTACCATTCTGAAAGTCTCTCAGCAGACAATCTATGCCTGGAAAAAGAAGCATGAATGGGATAAGGCCATCAGAGCTTCAGGCACTATTGGCTTAACTATCGAAATGACCAAATCTCTCTTTTCTGAAATGAATAAAGCTATGAAAGAAGGAAAGCTGACAGACCCTAAAACAGCTGATGCTCTGGCAAAGATTTCTAAAATTGCAGAGAAACTATCTCCTGAAAAGATGATGCTCTCCAACATCTTTAACATGTTAGAAGACATTACTCACTGCATTCAGAACAAGATAGGAAATGAGGATTTCCTTATGCTCTGGGGTAAGTATATTAGAGAGATTTCAGATGATTTAAGACGAAAATATGCTTCCGGAAACAACTTTAGGATGAGTGATGAATAA
- a CDS encoding phage virion morphogenesis protein, producing MIQDQQLLKAIGQVITRNIKSRIRQNKITPATPNKFKNKATLTDSGNLLSSITYAIRGSSIVVGTNVTYARIHQEGGTITPKRAKYLAIPLTPAAKVKRPLEWEDTFIRKGIIFRNLGNDKIEALYKLQKSVKIPARPYLFISPEDESQISNIISKYYDNKIRRSFNGS from the coding sequence ATGATTCAAGATCAACAACTTTTAAAAGCAATTGGCCAGGTAATTACCAGGAACATCAAAAGTAGGATAAGACAGAATAAAATCACTCCTGCTACTCCCAATAAGTTCAAGAATAAAGCAACCCTAACAGATAGTGGTAACCTCCTTTCTTCAATAACTTATGCTATTCGTGGTTCTTCTATCGTTGTTGGAACCAATGTTACTTATGCCAGAATACACCAGGAAGGAGGTACAATCACCCCTAAAAGGGCAAAATACCTAGCAATACCTCTTACTCCTGCAGCTAAAGTAAAAAGACCTCTGGAGTGGGAGGATACCTTTATTCGCAAAGGCATCATCTTCAGAAACTTAGGAAATGATAAAATTGAAGCACTCTACAAGCTTCAGAAGTCTGTAAAAATACCTGCCAGACCTTATTTGTTTATTAGTCCTGAAGATGAAAGCCAAATCTCAAACATTATCAGCAAATACTACGATAACAAGATAAGGAGGTCATTCAATGGCTCATAA
- a CDS encoding phage protein Gp36 family protein produces the protein MYGTIENLKDSFGSKKDLLLQDITDEQLIMMLEDQSSYIDSFLQVRYDLPLPGTNAMINRFCIILSKAECYRLFASNDIPEAVKEQEKQVLKDLVKIQKGEILIMKEDALDDDISSKPVYFGDWL, from the coding sequence ATGTACGGTACAATAGAAAATTTAAAAGACTCTTTCGGCTCTAAGAAAGACTTACTCTTACAAGACATTACAGATGAACAACTTATTATGATGTTAGAAGACCAATCAAGCTACATCGATAGTTTTCTTCAGGTTAGGTATGACTTGCCATTACCCGGGACAAATGCCATGATTAACAGGTTCTGTATAATTCTTTCTAAAGCAGAATGCTACAGACTCTTTGCTTCTAATGATATCCCGGAAGCAGTCAAAGAACAAGAGAAGCAAGTTTTAAAAGATTTGGTAAAAATTCAAAAAGGAGAGATTCTTATCATGAAAGAAGATGCTCTTGATGATGATATTTCTTCTAAACCTGTCTATTTTGGAGATTGGCTATGA